The Camelus dromedarius isolate mCamDro1 chromosome 23, mCamDro1.pat, whole genome shotgun sequence nucleotide sequence atggagaaatagaGATGAGTGCAGGCCGACCAAGCCCCTGGATAGTACAGGAACAAGGATTTATCATGGCATCCGGTGGCTTGATTCAATCAAAGAAGGCTTCCTGGCAGAGGAGAACATCAATGGGAACCCTAGATGGAGGAGTACCTGGTTAAAAAAGCTTGCAAGTCAGTGAGGGAGAACCACATGACAGGGGAGCTGACTGGTTTGTTTGGAGGGCACACGGTTGGTGTTGAGGATGTGAGCCTTTGGAGTCTGGACTATTTGGGCAGATGAGGGGAGCCGAAGGAGCCCTGAGAGCATGAGATGAACGATTAGCCCggctcctcctttcccctcactCTTCCTCCCCCAACCTTGTCCCTCTGGAACTCTCCAGCTCCCTGCCtcttgcagccacatggatgccAGAAGGCGGCAGGGCATTTTGTGGCGCCTCCCTGCTTACCTGCTTGCACACAGCCTTGGTCCGTGGCAGCCAGGGGCCCAGAGACTAGACAGGGCAGAGTGGAGAGTGGGCTGTGCTCAGTGCCTGGAACCAGGCTCCCTGCCCTCGGCCAACCTCTCAACCTCCCCCCCATCTGCAGCCACGCCCCTCCATggtccagcccccaccccagaccaaccCCGGCCTCAGAGCAGCTGCCTCCCACCCtcgcagaggcagaggcagacgTAATATAGATCTGCAGGCCTCCAGCTTGCTCATTATTTACAGCAATAACCACTTGAGTGCGGAGGTGACGAGCGTGGCTCGGGGTCAGCGGGCCTGGTTCACTTCCCAGCACGGCTGTTTCAGTGACTCCTGTGTCTGAGCACATCTGCCTGACCTCCCTGGGCCTCGGTGCCTTATCTGTCAATGGGGGTGGGTGGTATTTACCATGAAAGGATTCATGAGATAGCCTTGGTGGTGAGGAGTCAATGAAGTCATGCACACGAGGCACGAGCTGACACGTGGTGAGCGTTCAGTGAAGGTGGAGATGCTGTCGATCACGTTACAGTTTACAGTTGGCTTCACATCCTCGATCTGGTTTTGCCGTCACGGTAACGACACTGGGGAACAGATGTCAGTGTGCTTCCTGaaattttacaaacaaggaaactgaggccacagaCACATGGATATACTGATGTACAAATTTAAGTCACGGATCATAAACATGCTCATAAACTATACGTGGACACATGCCATCTGCGCGTGGCAGTGATGGCTGAGCAAACAACGCCCAGCCTTATTTTCCTTTGCCCCAGATGCCAAGAGAAAGGTGGGCTAGTGAACAAAGGGTGAAGGGCAGCGTTCCAAGGGAGGGGAGAACCAATGGGCGGGGAGGTCTTCCCCTCGGAAGCTGGACGCGGTGCCTCCCCTGCAGAAGCCCAGGGCCTCTGCCCATCCAGGACTGTCCTCCTGGGGTGTGGCGGCAGGACGTGACCTTGGAGAGGCCCACACAGACCAGGAGATCCTGAATGGCAGCTCTTTATCCATTTCTCTCCACCTTCCTCTCCTCACCCCATTTCCAAATCTGCACCCATCAGCCTGGGAACCAAATACACCAGCGAGCGAAGAGGAAGAGCCCAGGGTTCAGGGGTCACTCCCCAGCCGGGCGGGAGCAGAGGCGCTGCTGGCTCTTTTCCGAGCAGTAAAGTGGACACGCTGCACACGTCACACGTGCCCTGCCCGTGACAGTCCGCGTACAGCACCTCATCTGGCCTTCGTGAGGGCCCCAGGCACGGGCATCGTACGCCTCTGTTGAAGAAACTCCGACTTGAGGGCCTCACCCAAGATCACATGATGCATCACTAAAGGTGCCAGGACCTAACACCAGGGCAGCCCGATCCTGACTCTCGTGCGTACCCCCCTCTCCCACTCTGCACGCACGAGGTGAGCAGAGCGCTGGGACAGGCTGCAAGTGGTTCCTTCCTCCTGGAAACCCCAGCGTGGAGAGAGACCATCACTTCACAGACTCCAGGACAGCCCTACCCACCACTCGACTCAGAGGCCTCCCGGGGTCTCCTCTCAAGGGCTCCCTCAGAGAGCCCCCTGTGAGTCTCTGGGCCTTTCccagcaaaaagcaaacaaaacccttTCACATGGCCAGCCTGAGGAAAACAAGGTAGACCAGAACTCAAAATTATAATCAAAATCCTTCTGCCTTATCTCATCAGTTATTTAGTAATTCAGCTAATGTCCCCAAGGACATGCCATCCACCACCATCTGCACTAGACCTTGGAGCTTTAAGAGAAAATGAGCAGCCCCTGGCCTCGGGGAACTTGCATTCTGGCTCCCTGGGCATTCAGGAGCCTGTGGGGCCAGTCCAGAGGGAGGCTCGCCATTTCCTCGTCTCAGACATCCGACTGGTCAGTTCCCAGATTTAGCAGGGGCCTACTTTGGCCACATTCTAGGCACTGGAGACGGAATATTAGCGAGACAGGGTCCCTGCTTTTCCATGGATGACAGTTTTGTTAGAGAGGGGGGCACAGATAATCATAAGTAACCCACATACAAGGTCGATGGTGTTCGGAGCTCCGAGTTCCCCTGGGAACCACCGAGGGGGTGGTTGAGGGGGACATGGCAGGAGAGGCCCCGCGCAGCGGCTGGGATGTGAACAGGATGGACAGTGGTTCAGCAGAAGCTCTGAGAAGAGCagcagaaacaagacaaggaggTGGGAAAGCACAGGCCTTGGCCTGGTGAGCCCTGGACAGCAGGCTGAGATGCTCTGCAGCTTGTGCCCGGGGAGGCTGGTAGACATGGAAGGTGtctgagaagggaggaggcacAGTCTTAGCGGCGCTAGAAGGAAAATAGCCTGCCAGCAGGGATGGGTGGGTTCGGGCCAGCAGGGGCTGAAGGCAGGGAGTCCACGTGGGACGTTGCTATAATAGACCCGCTCCGTCCGGCTGCCCCCGACAGGAGGGAGGGGATGTAAGAAGCTCTGAGGAGCTAGCCACCTTTCTGTGCCAGGCCCCTCAGGCCACAGGAGCGACAGATACGGTGATCATAAGTTAGGGGGTGAGGATGGCACTGCCCCGCCAAGCGGTGGACATGCAGTCGGAGGGATCCCTCCAGGGGCAGGGGTTTTGGTCATCAGGACAGTGTTGGCTGCACCCTGGACTGACTTTGCTCTCCCCCACAGTCCCCCCGGAGGACACCAGGATTGATGGCGGTCCTGTGATTCTGCTGCAGGCGGGCACACCCCACAACCTCACGTGCCGCGCCTTCAACGCCAAGCCTGCTGCCACCATCATCTGGTTCCGGGACGGGACACAGCAGGAGGGGGCTGTAGCCAGCACGGTGAGACCCtgcctgctcccccagcccctcctgggccTCATCTCAGGTCACCTTTCCTTTCCCCTATGGATGGACTCAGGGGTCACTGATGGGAAAGGAGGCCCTAGAGGTCATCAGGTCCAATCCTCCCAATAAACAGttgagaaaattgaggttcagagaggagaAGTGAATTCCCAGGTTCACAGTGCCCTTCAGTACTTGGCAGAGACTAAGAATAATAGTGACAAGAACTACACtgattaagcacctactgtgtaccaggcactgtgcatgctaagcccgttATGGACAGTCTCTCTTAATCCTTATGGGAGCTTCATAAATGAGCTTATTTCCAACTCACCAAGAGTAAACCAATggtcagagaggttgagtgacttgcccgaggtcacacagctgacctGCATCACAGCTGGTTTCTACCCAGGTCAGAACGTGGTCTCTCTCTGCTGAGCCCCTCGACCTTCTTCCCCCAGCCCCTAGTTGGTACATGATCCCAGTCGGCACGACTGAGAGGTCGGTGAGGCAGGGATCATGTGTACATCATAGAGATGAGGAACCTCTAGCTGAGAAAGACATCAGGTCACTTGCCCAGGACCACACGGCGAAGTTGACTGCAGAGCTGGAATTAGAATTCAGATCACCTGTTTGGAgttcctcctgcccctgcccacagCGGACAAATACATGTGCACCCAGCACTTTGCTGGGTGCTGCAGGAGACCCTGCTCATTGAGGGGAGAGACGGCTCACCTGGGTGCCTTGGAGTGTGGCCCCAGGGAGTACCTACAGTAGCTCTGCATGACCTTGGACCATTCACGCCTCGCTGGCCTTAGTGTCACCATTCGACAAACGAGAATTTGGCCTCGGTGGTGCTTAACCTTTTCACCACCAAGAACTGTGTTATTTTTCTCCTCTAGGGCTACacgttttgaaatattttggcaACCAAACAAGCTGATTTGTTAATGGTCATTTGTCATCCaccctcttttttaaattaattaaaggcGATGGGGCTTCGAAGCAGGCCGAGGGGGCTGGTGTTCCTGCACCAGGCTGGTACTGTTCCAGTACCGCATCAGATCCAGCAAGGATGCGTGTGTGGCTGTCAAATCGTGAGGCTCTACTTTGCCTGATAGTCTGGCTTCCCTTAGGCAGCGTGCAGTACAGAAACCAGCCCAAGGGTCCCTGTGACCATCCCCAGGGACCTCAGGTTGGATCTCACTGAGCCAGTGAGTCCCTTCCgtgccctcaaggagtttacagtctagcaGGAGAGACCCAGCACTGAAGCACACACGGTGCCTAAGAGACAAGGCCAGATGTGCACAGGTCGCTGTGCAGGACAGACTGGCTGCGAGGGGCACAAGTTCAGGCTGGGAGAGAGTCCTGAGAGCAAAAGCAGACTTGCCAGAAGAGGAGGGACTCGGGCTGGACTCAGAGAATTCCAGGAATGAGGCTCAAAGCCATAGGGAAAACTGTACAACACAGAGAGTGAACTCTAACGTAAATGCGGAGTTTAGTGAGTAGTAACGTATCAGTATGGTACATGAGTTGTAACACCTGTATTACACTCATGCAtcatattaattaataattaggGAAACCGTGGGGTAAGGGAGGTGGCTATATGGGAACTCATTATATTTTCTATTCAATTTTTCTgtcaatttaaaatttctcttaaaaatatagtGCATTAATTGAAAACCAAACTGAACCCaacctggggaggaggcaggggctgggggaggggctgagcttCAGGTTTAAAGCCCCCTCCAGCAAGCCCGGCTCCAACTGGGTGTCCCCGAGAGCAGAGGAGCTTGACCgtgcctggcccctccccacccaggagcTGCTGAAGGACGGGAAGAGGGAGACCACCGTCAGCCAGCTGCTCATTAACCCCACAGACCTGGACATTGGGCGCGTCTTCACCTGCCGCAGCATGAACGAGGCCATCCCAAGTGGCAAGGAGACGTCCATCGAGCTCGACGTGCACCGTGAGCAGGGTCCTGGGGAGGAGCGGGGGAGGTGGGCACCTTTTGAGAAGCACAGGAGAGTCCCCTGGGGCCCCAGGACAGATGCTgcatttctccctcctctgggaTGTTCTGGTTTGAACCGGGTGCCCTGAGGGCTGGTGGAAGAGGCATCAGCTGTGAGCTGGGCAGTTCCTGGGTTAAAAGCAGGTGACTTTGGGCAGGGCTTTAAtccccctgagcctcagtttctaatTCTGAATATgtgcagaaaataaaatgcaggtcTACAGTCCCTTATTGGAAATTCCAAACCCAAAGTGATTTGGTGGCAAAACCTGAACTTGGGCTTTTCAGAATCTTTTATTTAACCCACTTAGTCTGAATAGCCATACATTTCACTGCAGATGTATTGATGCGTGTGACTACGGGATGCTGCCCAGACTCTGCTGGGGGTCTGGCAGAGTAAACGGTCTATGCACACCATtacctttctttatttttttgttaatggaggcactgaagattgaacccaggacctcgtgcatgctaagcacatgctctaccactgagctgtaccctccccccaagccaTTACCtttctaacatttgaaaaattacaaaTTCTGAAGCACATCTAGTTGCAAGGGTTTCAGATAAGGGATTGTGGACCTGTACCTGCTTCTCAGGGTTGTGAGCATTAAGTGAGATATAGTGGAAGAGCATATAGCATGGAGTATGCTACttggtaagtgctcaataaattccCACTGCCGggcggtgggtggggggagggtgggcagccaTTGGAGAgatgccccacccccagcccttttAGTGAGCCTAGCAAGCCCACACTGACGCCTAGTGGCCACAGTTGGTCATTACATCCACTGGCTAATTTGTCTTCTGTATCATCCTTGGTCATCACCCTAGCCTAGAGGCTCCTGGAATAAAGGTGAAGAAGATGGCTTATTAATTGGAACAGGTACACTGCAAACTTAAATTCCCAGGTCCTCACGCAGGGGTGAGGTCTCAGTGTATGTGctagggagagaaaaagaaacccgaGGGACAGAAGAGACCCTGACTTCCTGTCCTCCACTTTGCAGACCCTCCTACGGTGACCCTGTCCATTGAGCCACAGACAGTGCAGGAGGGCGAGCGTGTCATCTTCACATGCCAGGCCACAGCCAACCCCGAAATCCTGGGCTACAGGTGGGAGAGGGGGGCCAGGAGTGGGGGCtgctgggcagggcaggccaCTAGATGTGGGGAGGCACCCCCCAAGGCCTGACCCTGCTTGGGGTTGCCTCCTCCCCCAGGTGGGCCAAGGGCGGCTTCTTGATTGAGGACGCCCACGAGAGTCGCTATGAGACCAACGTTGATTACTCCTTCTTCACGGAGCCTGTGTCCTGTGAGGTCCACAACAAAGTGGGGAGCACCAACGTTAGCACGCTGGTCAATGTCCACTGTGAGTAGCTGCAGGAGGAGAAATTGAGATGGGGACGGGGGTGTTTAAAGGGCCCCGGGAGTGGGGGAGGCCCTGTGAGGCTGAGGAGACGGGGGAGTGGATGTGGGGAGGTGACAggccagagaaggaggaggagaaagattgGCATTGAGGCCCAATGAGACTGAGGCCCTAAAGAGCTGTTTCATTCTACCTCAGTTGCCCCCCGGATTGTGGTTGACCCCAAACCCACAACCACAGACATTGGCTCTGATGTGACCCTCACCTGTGTCTGGGTTGGGAATCCCCCCCTCACCCTCACCTGGACGAAAAAGGACTCAAACATGGTAAGATGCTTGCTGCCTCTCCTGATcgctgggaggagggagcccagcctcaggcgggggtggggagggggcaaaggCGAGCAGCATTATTGTGCAAGTTCAACCTGGGACATTTCCAGGATCTTGGGGTTTGGAGGAGGACAGTGCTTGCAGTCAGCCCCACCCTCCTCGCAGACAGCTGGCCAGTTCAGTGGCAGTGGGAGGGACACGGTGACCTGTGGGTGGGAGGACGAGAGGGGGCCTGAGTGGAGCTGCGGCAGTAGCAAGAGATCTGGTAAATGAATGTTGCACACAAGGCTGGGGAAGCTGGGATGATTCAGTAGAGAGGAGAAGGCTGAATTCTGCAGCTCTATAGTGACCTACATTGGACAGTTTGGGCTAAAAATTGCAGAAAGAGGGATTTCCGAGCCAAACTTCCTACCTCATTTGGCCAGAAAAGCACTTGAACAGATCACCAGAAAAGGCTGCATCCTCTGTGCAACGATCACAGCCTCACCTGCCCTCTTGAGCCTCCCCTATCTCTGCCCACTCGTACAGAGATGATGTGTTTGAATGCGAAGCAGTTCAGTCAGGGGACGGACCAGATAGACTCGGGACCCCATTTCCCTTCTGGGCATTCACTTGTGGCCCTTCCTGCTTTCTTTCCAATGCCTCCAATGCGGGGGCCCACCCGGACCTAGGGGCCCAGGCCTCCTGGCTCCCCACCCgaggctgctctctctgcccaggTCCTGAGTAACAGCAACCAGCTGCTGCTGAAGTCGGTGACCCAGGCAGATGCCGGCACCTACACCTGCCGGGCCATCGTGCCTCGGATCGGAGTGGCTGAGCGGGAGGTGCCACTTTATGTGAACGGTGAGTGGCCCGAGGGGGGCAggggtctgggggtggggtggggtaggcgCTGCAGGTTCCAGCTGGCCCTGACCACATCCCCTTGCTTGCAGGGCCCCCCATTATCTCCAGCGAGGCCGTGCAGTACGCCGTCAGGGGTGACGGCGGCAAAGTGGAGTGTTTCATCGGGAGCACGCCCCCCCCAGACCGCATTGTGAGTCCGGGGACTGGCCGGGGGCCAGCAGCCTGCTTCTCTGCTCAGCTCAGCCTCTCCCCCCCATTCCCCACTTTCTCTGCCTTTGCTCCTCCCGTTTCCCCTGGCCTTTCCTGTGCTTCTCATCTGCTGACTTGCTGTCCCTCTGGCCCTCTCCCTGCTCAAATGCTACCTCCTCTCTTACTTGCATGAACTTGAGCCAAGTACGCAGTGtttggaacctcagtttcctcatccacagaATGGGGGCAGTGATCCCTGTGGAACAGGGCCACTGTGAGAAGTGATAGTGACCACAGGTGTGAAAGGTCTGGCGGAGCCCTGGCTGGGTGCGTTGGTGGTTCCCCTGGGCCTTCACGCTTACTCTTTCTTCTCGCTcgtctcctcccctttcctcagcTTCCCCGTCTCTTCCTTGCCCCCTCTTCTGCCcgctgccctctgcccctccacCCTGGTGCCTCAGATCTGTCCCACCCGTCGTCCActctctcccttctgccttcctcctcccaccagctcctgcaccactcccccctcccccgtcccCCACACCATGAGCCATTAATTCCTTCCGTGACCATTAACCGGCAAACCCCTCATCACATTTAATGACCATTTGGCTAACTCCAGGGCTGCCCAGGGACACTTCATTACCACGGCCGCCTGGGCAGCAGGCGGCTTGGCTCCCCGGGGGCTCTCCTTGCAGAGCTGGGAGGCCTGATCCCTGGAAAGGAGCCAGTTCTCAGCGACTCCCCCTCCCTCAGTCTCCACTCTGAGGGAGGGGACACCAAGGGGGCGATGCCCCAGCGTGGGGGTAGAGGATGGAGGAGCCTGGGAGAGACCCCTCTCCTGTGATAACTCCCACTCCTTATCAGGGTCTGTGGGTGGGTGGCCAGAGCTAGCGGGCGTGTTCTGGCAGGGCCGGCTGCGGGGTGGTTCAAAGTAAGGTGAAACAGTTGAGTTATGTTTGGTTAGACTCTCAGACTGTCGGCGCTGGAGGGAAGCCGTCTGCCTCCAGCCTCGTCCTCTCcttccacagatgaggaagctggggcccagggaggggaggggaggccgtACGGCTCAGGGGGAGAACCAGGCTTAGATCCTGGCTCTCCATCCAGGACCTGTTTTGCCACATTAGGGGTTCCCACATGTTGGTTCCTTGGATCAGCTGGCATTGTGACAGGAAAAGAGATTCCTGGGCCAGCCTCCTGGAGGGTCATATTTAGGAGATaagccgccccccccccccccgccagaaTCTGCATGTTTAAGTGTCCCTGGGTGTATCTGGCACACGTCTCAGGCATGTTTGGGAGCCTCTGTTTCTAGACTGGAGGCTCGGTGCCAGGACTGGGGCAGCAGCTGTGACAGGGGCCTGCTGCAGGGCGAGCATGGGGCTGGGCGTCAGGGCACACGGGTGAGGGTGCGAGGATGCCCCGAGGGTGGGCCAGGAGTTTCCTCCACCTGCCTTTCCTCACCCTGtcccgccctccccacccaccccaggcatGGGCATGGAAGGAGAACTTCCTGGAGGTGGGGACCCTGGAACGCTACACGGTGGAGAGGACCAACTCGGGCAGCGGGGTCCTGTCCACGCTCACCATCAACAACGTCATGGAGGCCGACTTCCAGACCCACTACAACTGCACTGCCTGGAACAGCTTCGGGCCGGGCACGGCCATCATTCAGCTGGAAGAGCGAGGTGACGGCAGCGCTGGCTGTGCAGCCAGGGCGTGGGGCAGGCTGGGCACCCCGCTCCCTCTTCTCTCCGGGAGCACAGCTCAGAGACAACACTCTCTTGATCCTGCCCTCCAGGGCCTAGCTTTGGTGCTCAGCTGGGGAAACCCACttgcttttttaaacatttgtggagaatctgctatgtgccaggccctgcgcTGGGGGCTGCTGGAGCAGATGTGAATGTCCCCGCCCTCCAGGAACTTTCAGTTTAGTGAAGGACTTACAGAGTAGTAGCAAATGACTTCAGATGGAGAAAAACCAAATGATCTGTGAAACAGCAACTCTGCCTACCTCACTGGATtcgtgtgaggattaaatgagagaatatcCTTAGAGTATCTGGCATATAATAGGCGCCCAGTAAGTTTTGCTTCCCCAGCCTCTTCACTAATCCTTAATCTGATAAGAGACATATTCCCTTGCTTAAGGCCCTTCTAGCCTGAAGAAAGAGGCGTGCCTTTGACTTTTTCTGGAAGCTCCCAAGaaagagcctttaaaaaaaaaaaagaactagccGTTTGAcatgggagaaggaggaaaataacTGGGGACCCCGTCAGTTCTGTCTTAGCTGAGGGCACCAGTGAGAACAAGGAGGTGGCAGGGAAGAGCAGATGGAGTAAGGCGGGATTTTgcagggaaggctttctggaggggAAGAGCCTGACACAGATCTGATCCGTCCAGGACagccaggaagggagagagagctgGCGGCAGGATTCCTGGGGAGCAGGGGGAACCAACTGAGCCCTGGGAGGGTAGGTGCAGCTACAGTGGTCACAACGTGCAGGTGGGGAAGGTGGCGAAAGAGGTCGGAACACAGGTGGCAGGTGGGAGAATTCGGAGACAGTTGACCTCTGAGGAGCCCAGCCAGGAAGGAGAGACGAGCTTCACAGGCAGGTGGGCTGCAAGGGACAGACGGACCACCGAGGCCAGGGTCAAGCTGATCCCAACTGTGATCAAGCTGAAGCTCAGGTCTAAACCCAAACACAATGCAGATTTCCTCTCAAATACCCCCTCTACTTAAACTGAACACAACTCAGCAGAAACCCACCCTACCCTGTGCACAATCCAGCGGTGCGTGGGGCTTGACACTGAGCTCAGATCCCCGGTGTGACTCCATCCTTagccctgcccctttccttccctcatcTGCAGAAGTGTTACCCGTGGGCATCATCGCCGGGGCCACCATTGGCGCAGGCATCCTGCTCATCTTCTTCTTCATCGC carries:
- the KIRREL1 gene encoding kin of IRRE-like protein 1 isoform X1 — protein: MLSLLVWILTLSDTFSQGTQTRFSQEPADQTVVAGQRAVLPCVLLNYSGIVQWTKDGLALGMGQGLKAWPRYRVVGSADAGQHNLEIADAELSDDASYECQATEAALRSRRAKLTVLIPPEDTRIDGGPVILLQAGTPHNLTCRAFNAKPAATIIWFRDGTQQEGAVASTELLKDGKRETTVSQLLINPTDLDIGRVFTCRSMNEAIPSGKETSIELDVHHPPTVTLSIEPQTVQEGERVIFTCQATANPEILGYRWAKGGFLIEDAHESRYETNVDYSFFTEPVSCEVHNKVGSTNVSTLVNVHFAPRIVVDPKPTTTDIGSDVTLTCVWVGNPPLTLTWTKKDSNMGPRPPGSPPEAALSAQVLSNSNQLLLKSVTQADAGTYTCRAIVPRIGVAEREVPLYVNGPPIISSEAVQYAVRGDGGKVECFIGSTPPPDRIAWAWKENFLEVGTLERYTVERTNSGSGVLSTLTINNVMEADFQTHYNCTAWNSFGPGTAIIQLEEREVLPVGIIAGATIGAGILLIFFFIALVFFLYRRRKGSRKDVTLRKLDIKVETVNREPLTMHSDREDDTASVSTATRVMKAIYSSFKDDVDLKQDLRCDTIDTREEYEMKDPTNGYYNVRAHEDRPSSRAVLYADYRAPGPARFDGRPSSRLSHSSGYAQLNTYSRAPASDYGPEPTAPGPAAPAGTDTTSQLSYENYEKFNSHPFSGAAGYPTYRLGYPQAPPSGLERTPYEAYDPIGKYATATRFSYTSQHSDYGQRFQQRMQTHV
- the KIRREL1 gene encoding kin of IRRE-like protein 1 isoform X2, whose translation is MLSLLVWILTLSDTFSQGTQTRFSQEPADQTVVAGQRAVLPCVLLNYSGIVQWTKDGLALGMGQGLKAWPRYRVVGSADAGQHNLEIADAELSDDASYECQATEAALRSRRAKLTVLIPPEDTRIDGGPVILLQAGTPHNLTCRAFNAKPAATIIWFRDGTQQEGAVASTELLKDGKRETTVSQLLINPTDLDIGRVFTCRSMNEAIPSGKETSIELDVHHPPTVTLSIEPQTVQEGERVIFTCQATANPEILGYRWAKGGFLIEDAHESRYETNVDYSFFTEPVSCEVHNKVGSTNVSTLVNVHFAPRIVVDPKPTTTDIGSDVTLTCVWVGNPPLTLTWTKKDSNMVLSNSNQLLLKSVTQADAGTYTCRAIVPRIGVAEREVPLYVNGPPIISSEAVQYAVRGDGGKVECFIGSTPPPDRIAWAWKENFLEVGTLERYTVERTNSGSGVLSTLTINNVMEADFQTHYNCTAWNSFGPGTAIIQLEEREVLPVGIIAGATIGAGILLIFFFIALVFFLYRRRKGSRKDVTLRKLDIKVETVNREPLTMHSDREDDTASVSTATRVMKAIYSSFKDDVDLKQDLRCDTIDTREEYEMKDPTNGYYNVRAHEDRPSSRAVLYADYRAPGPARFDGRPSSRLSHSSGYAQLNTYSRAPASDYGPEPTAPGPAAPAGTDTTSQLSYENYEKFNSHPFSGAAGYPTYRLGYPQAPPSGLERTPYEAYDPIGKYATATRFSYTSQHSDYGQRFQQRMQTHV